One genomic segment of Laspinema palackyanum D2c includes these proteins:
- the bioU gene encoding (S)-8-amino-7-oxononanoate synthase BioU — MSNPQTPHSSTSNPLRIGVLGFGGLGQAAARILAPKRETLWVAAADKQGYAYNSQGLNPDACITTYHQQGSLGYLEPGGILSNDSIAELISQADVDGYFLALPNLPNTFMASVARQFIESGWRGVLVDALKRTSAVEQLLELQDDLQKAGITYMTGCGATPGLLTAAAALAAQSFAEIHSVKITFGVGIANWEAYRATIREDIAHIPGYTVAQAMAMSDAEVEALLDRTDGKLALENMEHADDIMLELAGICSRDRVTVGGIVDTRNPKKPLSTNVQITGRTFEGKISTHTFTLGDETSMAANVCGPAFGYLKAGVRLHQRGIYGLLTAAEVMPLFVQ, encoded by the coding sequence ATGAGTAACCCGCAAACCCCCCACTCCTCAACCTCAAACCCCCTGCGCATCGGTGTTCTCGGGTTTGGAGGCTTAGGACAAGCTGCCGCCCGGATCCTTGCCCCCAAACGCGAAACCCTCTGGGTGGCTGCTGCTGATAAACAAGGCTATGCTTACAATTCCCAAGGCTTAAATCCCGATGCCTGCATCACCACCTACCATCAACAGGGGTCCCTCGGCTACCTCGAACCCGGTGGCATCCTCAGCAATGACAGCATCGCCGAATTAATTTCTCAAGCTGACGTGGATGGGTATTTCCTCGCATTACCCAACCTCCCCAATACCTTCATGGCATCGGTGGCAAGACAATTTATTGAGTCTGGATGGCGTGGCGTGTTAGTAGACGCCCTGAAACGCACCAGCGCTGTTGAACAGTTACTCGAACTCCAGGATGACTTACAAAAAGCCGGGATTACCTACATGACAGGCTGTGGTGCCACCCCCGGCTTATTAACGGCTGCTGCTGCGTTAGCCGCCCAAAGTTTCGCCGAAATCCATAGCGTGAAAATTACCTTCGGCGTCGGAATTGCCAACTGGGAAGCCTATCGCGCCACAATTCGCGAAGATATTGCCCATATTCCCGGTTATACCGTAGCCCAAGCAATGGCGATGAGTGATGCAGAAGTGGAAGCCTTGCTCGATCGCACCGATGGCAAATTGGCGTTGGAAAACATGGAACACGCCGATGATATCATGTTGGAATTGGCGGGAATTTGTTCACGCGATCGCGTCACCGTTGGCGGTATTGTCGATACCCGCAATCCGAAGAAGCCACTGAGTACCAATGTGCAAATTACAGGTCGCACCTTCGAGGGTAAAATCTCCACTCATACCTTTACCCTAGGAGATGAAACCAGTATGGCGGCGAATGTTTGCGGCCCTGCGTTTGGGTATTTAAAAGCCGGGGTGCGCTTGCATCAACGGGGGATTTACGGGTTGTTAACCGCAGCGGAAGTGATGCCGTTGTTTGTTCAGTAA
- a CDS encoding CHAT domain-containing protein has protein sequence MPPPFIISPAPDSSNPPGGNISNPVPPANNGGGNVSIPPGENGGENLPIAPIVTTPPIDPAVPNGESRSQAIVRNLRSLQLEVAPNLGETEIANTLAPPLPDFQGMGSGGSYLAETSQMSVWVEAQNAPDIRTISRIDIEQQIDQGNMTEAISLLDMYFTEELSVYLGQPVGRNFKTFTALQEKFEHDSEPTGTKPAILYTFVRDQQLDLILMPSKGNPIYKKVEEADRETLLKVVTDFRRAIADPRSRTTKSYQVPAQQLYEWFIQPLAEDLVELEIDTLMFSMDEGLRSLPVSALYNQEQFLIEQYTIGIIPSVNLTEMNYNPLNNAQLLAMGVSQFAEMYPLPAVPVEINSILTEWPGQSFLNEELTLKNMQEYRQKGAFQMIHLATHADFKPGSPSNSFIKLWDTTLPLSELRRLNWTEPPVELLVLSACRTAIGDRNAELGFAGLAVQAGVKSALASIWYISDEGTVALMTEFYNQFRSGWTNEDGTASSTRPYIKAEALRRAQIAMIQGDWRIENGKWIAKNPDRTISLPSELTQVANQNLNHPYYWAAFVMIGSPW, from the coding sequence GTGCCTCCACCGTTCATTATTTCACCGGCACCGGATTCGAGTAATCCGCCTGGAGGAAATATATCCAACCCAGTTCCTCCTGCTAATAACGGGGGAGGGAATGTCTCGATTCCTCCGGGTGAGAACGGGGGAGAGAATTTACCGATCGCCCCGATCGTCACAACCCCGCCTATTGATCCGGCAGTTCCAAATGGGGAATCCAGATCACAGGCGATCGTGCGTAACCTGCGATCGCTGCAACTAGAAGTTGCGCCAAATTTAGGAGAAACAGAGATTGCAAATACCCTAGCGCCACCTCTTCCTGATTTTCAGGGGATGGGTTCTGGAGGCTCTTATTTGGCTGAAACCTCCCAGATGTCAGTGTGGGTTGAAGCCCAAAATGCTCCCGACATTCGCACCATCAGCCGGATAGATATCGAACAACAGATTGATCAAGGAAATATGACGGAAGCGATTAGCCTTCTGGATATGTATTTCACAGAAGAGCTCAGTGTTTATCTGGGTCAACCCGTCGGACGTAATTTCAAAACTTTTACTGCACTGCAAGAAAAATTCGAGCATGATTCCGAACCCACGGGGACGAAGCCAGCCATTCTCTATACTTTCGTCCGAGATCAACAACTAGACTTGATTCTCATGCCTAGCAAAGGTAATCCGATTTATAAAAAAGTCGAAGAGGCCGATCGCGAAACCCTGCTGAAAGTCGTTACAGACTTTAGGAGGGCCATTGCTGATCCTCGGTCCCGAACTACCAAAAGTTACCAAGTTCCGGCCCAACAACTGTATGAGTGGTTCATTCAACCCTTAGCAGAGGATCTGGTAGAACTAGAAATTGATACCTTGATGTTTTCAATGGATGAAGGGTTGCGATCGCTTCCGGTATCTGCCCTATATAATCAGGAGCAATTTCTGATTGAACAATATACCATTGGCATCATCCCCAGTGTAAATTTAACGGAAATGAACTATAACCCATTGAACAATGCTCAACTGTTAGCAATGGGAGTTTCCCAATTTGCGGAAATGTATCCGTTACCGGCGGTCCCGGTGGAAATTAACAGCATTCTAACCGAGTGGCCGGGTCAATCGTTCTTGAATGAAGAGTTGACCTTAAAAAATATGCAAGAGTACCGTCAAAAAGGTGCGTTTCAGATGATTCATTTGGCAACTCATGCGGACTTTAAACCCGGGTCTCCGAGTAATTCTTTTATTAAACTCTGGGATACAACTCTCCCGCTTTCGGAACTGCGCCGACTGAACTGGACGGAACCGCCGGTGGAATTATTAGTGCTATCCGCTTGTCGGACAGCGATCGGCGATCGCAATGCGGAGTTAGGCTTTGCGGGGTTAGCAGTTCAGGCTGGGGTTAAATCGGCTTTAGCTAGTATCTGGTACATCAGCGATGAAGGAACGGTAGCGTTAATGACGGAGTTTTATAATCAATTTAGGTCGGGATGGACCAATGAGGATGGCACTGCTTCATCAACCCGCCCTTACATTAAAGCCGAAGCCTTACGCCGCGCTCAAATCGCGATGATTCAGGGAGACTGGCGGATTGAAAATGGGAAGTGGATTGCTAAGAATCCAGATCGGACCATTTCTCTGCCCTCGGAACTCACTCAGGTAGCCAATCAAAATCTCAATCATCCCTATTATTGGGCTGCTTTTGTCATGATTGGTAGCCCTTGGTAA
- a CDS encoding pentapeptide repeat-containing protein, which yields MDANELLERYAAGERDFRDTDLFRADLSNAELSGVSFFRTSLFGANLFRAKLIGCDFFRSTLIGANLYCANLSGANLTGANLTGANLSGADLSGADLTDADLGGADLSYATLHYTDFTGANLFRAMMVDAKLNHAKLVRVRLRGANLNGAIAEGAIFSKVMGLSEEVKQDLLDRGAVFQELTAAVPSPIA from the coding sequence ATGGATGCTAACGAACTACTAGAACGGTATGCTGCTGGAGAACGAGATTTTCGCGATACGGACTTGTTCCGGGCGGATCTGAGTAATGCAGAGTTAAGTGGTGTCAGTTTCTTTCGCACGAGCTTGTTTGGGGCGAATCTATTTCGGGCCAAACTGATTGGGTGTGATTTCTTCCGATCTACCCTAATCGGGGCTAATCTCTATTGTGCGAATCTCAGTGGGGCAAATTTGACCGGCGCAAATTTAACCGGCGCGAATCTCAGTGGTGCGGATTTAAGTGGTGCGGACCTCACGGATGCAGACTTGGGGGGTGCGGACTTGAGTTACGCCACGTTGCATTATACGGACTTCACTGGGGCGAACTTGTTTCGGGCGATGATGGTGGATGCGAAGTTGAATCATGCCAAGTTGGTGCGGGTGCGCCTGCGGGGTGCGAATTTGAATGGCGCGATCGCAGAAGGGGCGATTTTTTCTAAGGTAATGGGGCTTTCGGAGGAGGTGAAACAGGATCTGCTCGATCGCGGTGCAGTATTCCAAGAGTTGACAGCAGCGGTTCCCTCCCCGATCGCCTGA
- a CDS encoding lysylphosphatidylglycerol synthase transmembrane domain-containing protein, giving the protein MKRLISLTISLLILALIYWKIDFPRLVQVFQNCDRLWMVVSLGMVVPLVAITSWRLQQLAPASSGLDFPEANRLILASSVLNMVLPSKMGDIAKAYFMRDRGHLSGSLALSLVVFEKACDLMSLLLWCVFGLLLYPAKDALFWAMTTGVTGGLIVGLCLLSSPQFARVCFGIASRLAPKKVQIKLDKLRFSWGEMHDYFWGDRRRLLTVTLTSIFLWFCHLLQIWFFILALNAWTPFLTNLALSPLAILAGLMPLTFAGVGTRDAALILFYQPYFGEATGAALGLLCTSRYLLPAIAGLPFLERYLSTLRTQNR; this is encoded by the coding sequence ATGAAACGACTGATTTCTCTGACGATTAGCTTGCTTATTCTGGCTCTTATTTACTGGAAAATTGATTTTCCCCGGTTGGTTCAGGTTTTCCAAAATTGCGATCGCCTCTGGATGGTGGTGAGTTTGGGAATGGTTGTCCCCCTGGTGGCGATTACCAGTTGGCGTTTACAGCAGCTTGCACCGGCAAGTTCAGGGCTGGATTTTCCCGAGGCGAATCGGCTGATTCTAGCTTCTAGTGTGTTAAATATGGTGTTGCCATCGAAAATGGGGGATATTGCTAAGGCTTATTTTATGCGCGATCGCGGGCATTTGAGTGGTTCTTTGGCCCTCTCTTTGGTAGTGTTTGAAAAAGCCTGCGATTTGATGTCTCTGCTATTATGGTGTGTTTTTGGCTTGCTCTTATATCCCGCAAAAGATGCTCTATTTTGGGCGATGACGACGGGAGTTACCGGAGGGTTAATCGTCGGGTTATGCTTATTGAGTTCTCCTCAGTTTGCTCGGGTCTGTTTTGGAATAGCGTCCCGTTTGGCTCCGAAAAAAGTTCAAATCAAGCTTGACAAATTGCGCTTTTCCTGGGGAGAAATGCACGATTATTTTTGGGGCGATCGCCGTCGTTTGCTGACGGTTACCCTAACTTCTATTTTCCTCTGGTTTTGCCATCTCTTACAAATTTGGTTCTTTATTCTCGCCCTCAATGCCTGGACACCATTTTTAACTAACCTCGCCCTCTCTCCCTTAGCCATTCTCGCCGGTTTGATGCCCTTAACCTTTGCCGGAGTCGGAACCCGCGATGCCGCCTTAATTTTGTTTTATCAGCCCTATTTTGGAGAAGCAACGGGAGCAGCTTTGGGATTACTTTGTACCTCTCGTTATTTGCTCCCAGCTATTGCAGGATTACCGTTTTTAGAGCGATATTTATCCACCCTCCGCACCCAAAATCGTTAG
- a CDS encoding type II toxin-antitoxin system RelN family antitoxin, whose product MKALKVMATIDEQGQLTLDYPLITDKNSRFEVIVLIAEPSEVDEEEESKAALLQDFQQAWHEAMTGQTIPIAQV is encoded by the coding sequence ATGAAAGCACTCAAGGTTATGGCAACGATTGATGAACAGGGGCAACTGACTTTAGATTATCCTCTGATTACCGATAAAAATAGTCGATTTGAAGTGATTGTTTTGATTGCTGAACCCTCAGAAGTCGATGAAGAGGAAGAATCGAAAGCAGCACTTCTACAAGATTTTCAGCAGGCTTGGCACGAAGCAATGACTGGACAAACTATCCCGATCGCCCAAGTTTAG
- a CDS encoding pentapeptide repeat-containing protein, producing MDLQAIRQGKIKDLRNAELSGADLSGAHLALANLQGANLMGANLSGADLRGAQLRANLRGADLTGAILSGADCRNADLRGAILVDANLRDASLAGAFLAGSICSQLDLSGIDLRGADLRGTLLNRAILQGAELSSANLSGADLSSADLEEANLNGAIFCGANLTGSNLLCAAMEQTQWLGARLEGACVEGTPLGERRRSQG from the coding sequence ATGGATTTACAAGCGATTCGACAAGGAAAAATCAAAGATTTGCGAAATGCCGAGCTTTCCGGTGCCGACTTAAGCGGCGCTCATCTGGCCCTAGCTAACTTGCAAGGGGCCAATTTAATGGGAGCCAATCTCTCCGGTGCCGACCTGCGTGGGGCGCAATTGCGCGCCAACTTACGCGGTGCCGACCTCACTGGGGCCATTTTATCGGGGGCCGATTGTCGGAATGCCGACTTGCGCGGGGCGATTTTAGTTGATGCCAACCTGCGGGATGCCAGCTTGGCTGGGGCTTTTTTAGCCGGGTCCATCTGTAGCCAATTGGATTTGAGCGGGATAGACTTGCGCGGGGCAGATTTGCGCGGGACCCTGCTGAATCGCGCCATCCTGCAAGGGGCCGAACTGAGTTCCGCCAACCTTTCCGGTGCCGACTTATCCTCTGCTGATTTAGAAGAAGCCAATCTCAATGGGGCGATCTTCTGTGGGGCTAATTTAACCGGGTCCAATTTGCTCTGTGCCGCGATGGAGCAAACGCAATGGCTAGGAGCAAGACTGGAAGGGGCTTGTGTGGAAGGGACGCCTTTGGGAGAACGCAGAAGGTCGCAAGGATGA
- a CDS encoding calcium-binding protein — protein sequence MPELTVGLDTKVNTTVEGDQLNPRIYSNGQGTTLVVWESQGNPPGIYAQQYDNQGQPVGEELEVAIGNNLQNPIVAIAEDGSFVVAWEEAGSENGIVLQRYDSDRNPVGEAIATSLTNTGNQGTLALDGQGNILLVGAEGNGANAGIFVQRYNAQNELTQDFQVSNEGVNQANPTLAMAANGNYVIAWQQITPGNQQGPAQNIVARRFNATGPMELQAFQVNTTDQSNQENPVVAIAPDGSTFSISWESGGGNALGGLYAQRYEFNSGQEIGGEIKLDPGINVATKALAIGADGTLAIAYSDQKNSPTSDIFVKRYDRAGTLLNPEETAPINAYTEGTQSSPAIIQNNQGNFIIVWQSKDQDGSGYGIYAKGLSKGVIDEDDEDPEDPDSDLPQLIITPTDEILEVQEGSSRELYSVVLSRKPTADVTITFETGGGIDPLSPLIFTEDNWDIPQPITVTAIADEIDQGDRPLKIRHQATSADPDYDGRELEPVEVTLIDVPPNDVPPPVTPGGVRLIEPIGSTEVLQGFRGDSYKIALSQQPTDTVTITVELPEYLLTMTPGFPQAHSTTEETTTFTITFTPENWNISQSIMVNALDVPHVPSRGLQHGTPSVGIHYAITSEDPAYNGLEIDALSLNFNNTNNRGMEKTLDEASALGLSTVDDRIMGSAGNDRIHGRAGNDLIYGVAGDNIIYGQEGNDGIEGGAGKDIIYGGSGNDHLYGAAGDDIIYGGEDSDRIFGGNGNDILFGGEGNDRIFGGNGRDTLTGGPGNDSFGIGPGTGGNSPTEADVITDFTRGEDIIEFVGNLTFERLEIYQGTDAYGADTILRDRETGEYYARLQNVIATSLDPFDFV from the coding sequence ATGCCTGAGCTAACAGTGGGTTTAGATACTAAAGTCAATACAACCGTCGAGGGAGATCAGCTTAACCCTCGCATCTATAGCAACGGGCAGGGGACTACCCTCGTCGTCTGGGAAAGTCAGGGGAATCCTCCGGGGATTTATGCGCAACAGTATGACAATCAAGGGCAGCCCGTCGGGGAAGAGTTGGAAGTTGCCATAGGTAACAATCTGCAAAATCCCATCGTAGCGATCGCCGAGGATGGCAGCTTTGTGGTCGCTTGGGAAGAAGCGGGGTCGGAAAACGGTATAGTTCTCCAGCGGTATGACAGTGATAGAAATCCCGTAGGAGAGGCGATCGCCACCTCACTCACTAACACCGGAAACCAGGGAACCCTAGCCCTAGATGGTCAAGGAAACATTCTCTTGGTGGGGGCCGAGGGCAACGGGGCGAATGCAGGTATCTTCGTGCAGCGATACAATGCCCAAAACGAACTGACCCAAGACTTTCAGGTGAGTAACGAGGGAGTCAATCAGGCTAACCCCACCCTCGCAATGGCCGCTAACGGCAACTATGTCATTGCGTGGCAGCAAATTACCCCCGGAAATCAACAAGGACCCGCTCAAAATATTGTAGCCCGACGCTTCAACGCCACGGGGCCAATGGAGCTGCAAGCATTTCAGGTGAATACGACCGATCAGAGCAACCAAGAGAACCCAGTCGTAGCGATCGCCCCCGATGGATCAACCTTCTCAATCTCTTGGGAAAGTGGCGGTGGCAATGCATTGGGGGGTCTGTATGCTCAACGCTATGAGTTCAATTCCGGCCAAGAGATCGGGGGTGAAATTAAACTCGATCCCGGAATCAACGTCGCAACTAAAGCCCTAGCCATAGGTGCCGATGGAACTCTGGCGATCGCCTATTCAGACCAAAAAAATTCCCCAACCTCGGATATCTTCGTCAAGCGCTACGATCGCGCGGGCACTCTTCTCAATCCCGAAGAAACCGCACCCATCAATGCTTACACTGAGGGAACTCAATCCTCCCCGGCAATCATCCAGAACAATCAAGGTAACTTCATCATTGTCTGGCAAAGTAAAGATCAAGATGGCAGTGGTTATGGAATCTATGCCAAAGGTCTGAGTAAGGGAGTCATTGACGAGGATGATGAGGACCCCGAGGACCCGGATTCGGATCTTCCTCAACTGATTATCACCCCTACGGACGAGATTCTGGAAGTCCAGGAAGGCAGCAGTAGAGAACTCTACTCGGTGGTTCTGAGTCGTAAACCCACCGCAGATGTCACCATCACCTTCGAGACGGGTGGGGGAATTGACCCCCTGAGTCCGCTCATTTTCACCGAAGACAACTGGGACATCCCACAACCCATCACCGTCACCGCGATCGCCGACGAAATTGACCAAGGCGATCGCCCCCTGAAAATCCGCCATCAGGCCACCAGTGCTGACCCCGATTACGACGGACGGGAATTGGAGCCCGTGGAGGTTACCCTGATTGATGTTCCCCCGAACGATGTTCCCCCTCCGGTGACCCCGGGTGGGGTGAGATTAATCGAACCCATTGGCAGTACCGAGGTTCTGCAAGGGTTCAGGGGGGACTCCTATAAAATCGCCCTTTCCCAGCAGCCGACAGACACCGTTACGATCACGGTAGAACTGCCGGAATACCTCTTAACCATGACCCCGGGCTTTCCCCAGGCTCACTCCACAACGGAAGAGACCACCACCTTCACCATCACCTTTACCCCAGAAAACTGGAACATCTCCCAAAGCATCATGGTGAATGCTTTAGATGTTCCCCATGTACCCAGTCGCGGTTTGCAACATGGAACGCCCTCGGTGGGAATCCACTATGCCATTACCAGTGAGGATCCGGCCTATAACGGCTTAGAAATAGATGCGTTAAGCCTGAACTTCAACAACACCAACAACCGGGGGATGGAGAAAACCCTCGATGAAGCTTCGGCCCTCGGACTGAGTACCGTTGACGATCGCATTATGGGATCGGCGGGGAATGATAGGATCCACGGACGTGCAGGGAATGACCTTATCTATGGAGTCGCCGGGGACAATATTATCTATGGACAGGAAGGGAACGATGGGATAGAGGGCGGTGCGGGTAAAGATATTATCTATGGCGGTTCCGGGAATGATCACCTGTATGGCGCTGCTGGGGATGACATTATCTATGGAGGGGAAGACAGCGATCGCATCTTTGGAGGAAACGGTAACGATATCCTCTTTGGCGGCGAGGGCAACGATCGCATCTTTGGAGGAAACGGTCGCGATACCCTCACCGGAGGTCCGGGGAACGATAGCTTTGGCATCGGTCCCGGCACCGGGGGAAACAGTCCCACAGAAGCCGATGTGATTACCGATTTTACCAGAGGGGAAGATATTATCGAATTCGTGGGCAATCTCACCTTTGAACGGTTGGAAATCTATCAAGGGACAGATGCTTATGGTGCCGATACCATCCTTCGCGATCGCGAAACCGGGGAATATTATGCGCGCTTGCAAAATGTCATCGCCACCAGCCTAGACCCCTTTGATTTCGTTTAA
- a CDS encoding Uma2 family endonuclease encodes MLATSPTYTITWEKLPDDFVLPDDPVDNINQPTLAAALTESLELAGKLPETALTPTNYGICATLNDKFVVKAPDWAYIPHITVKRSEVERSYTPRLQGELPTLVLEFLSETEGGEYSIKATYPPGKYFYYEQILQIPNYGIFDLEDGTLELYRLGENQRYQLESANEENRYWIPEMQLFLGVWEGQRENRPGYWLRWWDEAGNLLLWGTERVEEERQRAEQERQRAEQEHQRAEQEHQRAERLVAQLRAAGIEPEE; translated from the coding sequence ATGTTAGCTACATCCCCTACTTACACAATCACCTGGGAAAAGTTGCCCGATGATTTTGTGCTGCCTGATGACCCAGTGGATAATATTAATCAACCGACTCTGGCAGCAGCCTTAACCGAAAGTTTGGAGTTAGCGGGAAAACTACCGGAAACGGCCCTGACCCCCACCAATTACGGCATTTGTGCCACCCTCAATGACAAATTCGTCGTCAAAGCACCGGATTGGGCGTATATTCCCCATATTACGGTTAAACGTTCCGAAGTTGAGCGGAGTTATACCCCGCGACTGCAAGGGGAACTTCCCACTCTAGTCTTGGAGTTTTTATCAGAAACCGAAGGGGGAGAGTATTCCATAAAAGCGACCTATCCCCCGGGAAAATACTTCTATTACGAGCAGATTTTGCAAATTCCTAACTATGGCATTTTTGACTTAGAAGATGGAACCTTAGAACTGTATCGTTTAGGAGAAAATCAGCGGTATCAACTGGAATCAGCCAATGAAGAAAACCGCTATTGGATTCCGGAAATGCAGCTATTTCTTGGAGTCTGGGAAGGACAACGAGAAAATCGTCCCGGATACTGGCTACGCTGGTGGGATGAAGCGGGAAATTTACTCTTGTGGGGTACAGAACGAGTTGAAGAGGAACGCCAACGGGCTGAACAGGAACGCCAACGGGCTGAACAGGAACATCAACGGGCTGAACAGGAACATCAACGGGCTGAACGATTAGTGGCTCAACTTCGGGCTGCAGGAATCGAACCGGAAGAGTAG
- a CDS encoding HD domain-containing phosphohydrolase: MNPESTLNQLKAASPHGQLPTSYGVYFKNTLVALCHALEDHLLESSPADSDQKPLVLVTFQQGKWYLQEAERYWDLAQHSGDVAIAALSDSGFSTHRTSELENVSLVELDPEDSLVHEWNLIIIAPTYRAMLLCHELSDEEYLPEGQPSVDMERKFYGMWTFDPELVAKSAEILIERFRPYNSPLCDRLRQQLQDILNTKGLPQTDMTGVVNRIVTYLQTSQQQLVTMSRQTRELWELEGRALKISRNLNANKLQAFLRMAQRVDERDEANPCACLQVSALSETVGQLLDLPTLQLRRLRLAGLLFRIGLVSAPLEIFAKTSRELDEVSLTFWRDRAILSAQLLSAMPELAPVTHIVKHHLEYWDGSGKPDGLRRQDIPLESQILGLVSYFQELTQSRGSRSARSLSDALEKCQARSNTRFDPQLVDTLSHIVRLTEMGLMQLPDRPSQLPNVWLEEA; this comes from the coding sequence ATGAATCCGGAATCCACACTCAACCAGCTAAAAGCCGCAAGTCCCCACGGACAACTGCCTACTAGCTATGGAGTTTACTTTAAGAATACCCTCGTGGCCCTGTGCCACGCCCTTGAAGATCATCTTTTGGAATCTTCTCCCGCAGACTCTGACCAGAAACCCTTGGTTTTAGTCACCTTTCAACAAGGCAAGTGGTATTTGCAAGAAGCGGAACGATATTGGGACCTGGCCCAGCATTCCGGTGACGTGGCGATCGCCGCCCTCTCGGACAGTGGCTTTAGCACCCACCGCACCAGCGAACTGGAAAACGTCTCCTTGGTGGAACTGGATCCGGAGGATAGCTTAGTTCATGAATGGAATTTAATCATTATTGCGCCCACCTATCGGGCCATGCTGTTATGCCACGAGCTTTCGGATGAAGAGTATTTACCCGAGGGTCAACCTTCCGTAGATATGGAGCGCAAATTCTATGGAATGTGGACCTTTGACCCCGAACTCGTCGCCAAATCCGCAGAAATTTTAATCGAACGATTTCGGCCCTACAATTCGCCCTTGTGCGATCGCCTCCGGCAACAACTCCAGGATATTCTCAACACCAAAGGTCTTCCCCAGACCGATATGACCGGGGTGGTTAACCGCATCGTCACCTACCTGCAAACGTCGCAACAGCAACTGGTGACCATGAGCCGCCAAACCCGCGAACTCTGGGAATTAGAAGGGCGGGCCCTGAAAATCAGCCGGAATTTGAATGCGAATAAACTCCAAGCCTTCTTACGCATGGCCCAGCGCGTCGATGAACGGGACGAAGCCAATCCCTGCGCTTGTTTGCAAGTTTCAGCCTTATCGGAAACCGTGGGTCAACTGCTAGATTTGCCAACCCTGCAACTGCGCCGACTGCGACTGGCGGGGTTACTCTTCCGGATTGGGTTAGTTTCGGCACCCCTGGAAATTTTTGCCAAAACCTCCCGAGAGTTAGATGAAGTCAGCTTAACCTTTTGGCGCGATCGGGCTATTCTCAGCGCTCAATTACTCTCAGCAATGCCTGAATTAGCCCCCGTCACCCACATTGTCAAACATCACCTGGAATATTGGGACGGCAGTGGTAAACCCGATGGACTGCGAAGGCAAGATATTCCCTTAGAATCCCAAATTCTGGGGTTAGTCTCCTATTTTCAAGAACTCACCCAATCTCGCGGTTCGCGATCGGCCCGCAGTTTATCCGATGCCCTCGAAAAATGTCAAGCTCGCAGTAACACCCGCTTTGACCCCCAATTAGTCGATACCCTTTCCCACATCGTCCGACTCACAGAAATGGGCCTCATGCAACTCCCCGATCGCCCTTCTCAATTGCCCAATGTCTGGTTAGAAGAAGCCTAG
- a CDS encoding LmeA family phospholipid-binding protein: MVSSLFGSKPFQNQSGDALVSKVAGAAIAALFKKSEKVEANVRAEPVTKLLQGSVDGFDFIGKGMLMYNGLRIENMELYLQAVAIDIGAIFAGQVQLRRPTSASMRVVLTEADLNSSFNTPFVVEKLQRLQYQGESLNFHQTQVNLTPDKRIQILSQVSLGNSDTTIALDMTASVQVEERRKIQFIEVSYGGDEKAVDLGKELINHVNDLLDLDKFALEGSQLRVDRIRLQNQEIVFYGSAQIDQFPSGKGKK; the protein is encoded by the coding sequence ATGGTATCCTCATTGTTTGGCAGTAAACCGTTTCAAAATCAAAGTGGTGATGCCCTCGTTAGTAAAGTAGCCGGAGCTGCGATCGCTGCGTTGTTCAAGAAATCTGAAAAAGTTGAAGCCAATGTCCGAGCAGAACCCGTAACAAAGCTGTTGCAGGGCAGCGTCGATGGCTTTGACTTCATTGGCAAAGGAATGCTGATGTATAATGGCCTGCGGATCGAGAACATGGAATTGTACTTGCAAGCGGTCGCCATTGATATTGGCGCGATTTTTGCCGGTCAAGTCCAGTTACGACGACCCACCAGCGCCAGCATGAGAGTGGTTTTAACCGAAGCTGACTTAAACAGTTCCTTTAATACACCGTTTGTAGTCGAAAAACTTCAAAGATTACAGTATCAAGGGGAGTCCCTGAATTTTCACCAAACTCAGGTCAACCTCACCCCCGATAAGAGAATTCAAATCCTGTCCCAAGTGAGTTTAGGCAACTCTGACACAACGATCGCTCTGGATATGACTGCCAGCGTTCAGGTGGAAGAACGTAGGAAAATCCAATTTATCGAAGTGAGTTATGGCGGAGACGAAAAGGCGGTTGATCTGGGTAAGGAATTGATTAATCATGTCAATGACTTGCTGGATTTAGATAAATTTGCCTTAGAGGGAAGCCAATTGCGAGTGGATCGGATTCGACTGCAAAACCAGGAAATTGTCTTTTATGGTTCGGCGCAGATCGATCAGTTCCCCTCGGGGAAAGGTAAAAAATAA